DNA sequence from the Limisphaera ngatamarikiensis genome:
GACAGACGCTGAACGAAAACACCCCACACGCGCATGTAGTGCTGATGGTCAGCTCCACGTAGCCCAGCGCAAGCTCCCATGGAGCGCCCACAGCCGCCACCTCTTTTGTTGAGTTCATCCAGTAACGACTACCATGCTTGCAACGGCGCCGCTCCGCCTCGATCATGTCCAACACTGTCATCCCGTTCCCGGCTCTGGCAACGCTTACCACCGATTCCATGTCCCTGCACGATAACTCCCACGTCCCCCCAGAGCCCGACACATACCTGTCCCACGCTGCCTTCTCCTGTGGTGTATTCAAGAAGCTCCTGATAAGGTCTGCGGCTAGACGGCAGTGTAACGACGGTCGCGGCGCAGGAGGCTGCGGTGGTGGATAGCGTGTCGGAGGCCACCAAGGCACGTCCATCGGCGGCAGCAGACCCAAAATATCATATCGGAACACCGGCGCATTAAGGACAAATGCATAGGGCTGCGCACCCAAGAGACTCGCAGGCCCGGATCTTAACGAGAAGCTGCCAGGCTGTTCCCCTAACGGATCCCTGCTCAACCACCTTCCCAGGGCGGGACTGTAGGCGCGGTATTCGTACAGCACCAGGCCCGTTCCGTCCTCCGTCCGCTTCGTGCTGAACCGGAACGGATTCAGCCCCGCCGCAGCGCCCGTCAGCCGCAAAGGCTCTCCAAACGGGCCATACTCGTACCGCGCAGTCTCGGTACCGGTGCTCGCGGACACCAGGTTCCAGACGTTCCCGTTGCCGTCGTACGTCACAAAGTGCACACCTGAAGCAGGGCCGGTGTTCAGGCGCACCCACAACAACCCGCCCACTCCACCCGCTCCGTCCAGGCTTTCCGAGAGATCCAATCCCCACACGTACGACCGCACCACCGCACCGTTCGTCCCGTTCAGCTCCGCAATGTGACGACCGAACCACACGGGATCACTCACCAGCTTCAGATCCTCCACCACCTGCCACGTGTTGTTGGTCCAGACGTACCGCACCTGCCGTACCCGACGCCCCAACGCATCGTACGTCCAGTCCACCCGACGCAGATCCACAACGCCCCAGCTCATCACGCGCACCAGCCGGTTCTCAGCATCCCAACTGTACACCCACCGACCGTCCCGGACAAGATTCCCGTCCAGGTCGTAGTTCATCAGCTCCGGCGTCTGCACCACCACCGCCGTCCGCACCTCCCTCTGCAACCGGTCCCGATTCCCCCGAACCACCCCCAG
Encoded proteins:
- a CDS encoding RHS repeat-associated core domain-containing protein encodes the protein WYGEVWVNNATGAVGVVVTNLGVVRGNRDRLQREVRTAVVVQTPELMNYDLDGNLVRDGRWVYSWDAENRLVRVMSWGVVDLRRVDWTYDALGRRVRQVRYVWTNNTWQVVEDLKLVSDPVWFGRHIAELNGTNGAVVRSYVWGLDLSESLDGAGGVGGLLWVRLNTGPASGVHFVTYDGNGNVWNLVSASTGTETARYEYGPFGEPLRLTGAAAGLNPFRFSTKRTEDGTGLVLYEYRAYSPALGRWLSRDPLGEQPGSFSLRSGPASLLGAQPYAFVLNAPVFRYDILGLLPPMDVPWWPPTRYPPPQPPAPRPSLHCRLAADLIRSFLNTPQEKAAWDRYVSGSGGTWELSCRDMESVVSVARAGNGMTVLDMIEAERRRCKHGSRYWMNSTKEVAAVGAPWELALGYVELTISTTCACGVFSFSVCLDDTYDFDPKWRKTHRFADAEIKTTLVWAAENALKCGWRPYQITGCYHGAECTF